The following coding sequences are from one Delphinus delphis chromosome 19, mDelDel1.2, whole genome shotgun sequence window:
- the TOP2A gene encoding DNA topoisomerase 2-alpha, which translates to MEMSPLQPVDDNMQVNKTKKNEDAKKRLSIERIYQKKTQLEHILLRPDTYIGSVESVTQQMWVYDEDIGINCREVTFVPGLYKIFDEILVNAADNKQRDPKMSCIRVTIDPENNLISIWNNGKGIPVVEHKVEKMYVPALIFGQLLTSSNYDDEEKKVTGGRNGYGAKLCNIFSTKFTVETASREYKKMFKQTWRDNMGRAGEMELKPFSGEDYTCITFHPDLSKFKMQNLDKDIVALMVRRAYDIAGSTKDVKVFLNGNKLPIKGFRSYVDMYLKDKVDETGNALKIIHEQVNPRWEVCLTMSEKGFQQISFVNSIATSKGGRHVDYVADQIVTKLVDVVKKKNKGGVAVKAHQVKNHMWIFVNALIENPTFDSQTKENMTLQVKSFGSTCPLSEKFIKAAIGCGIVESILNWVKFKAQVQLNKKCSAVKHNRIKGIPKLDDANDAGGRNSTECTLILTEGDSAKTLAVSGLGVVGRDKYGVFPLRGKMLNVREASHKQIMENAEINNIIKIVGLQYKKNYEDEDSLKTLRYGKIMIMTDQDQDGSHIKGLLINFIHHNWPSLLHHRFLEEFITPIVKVSKNKQEVAFYSLPEFEEWKNSTPNHKKWKVKYYKGLGTSTSKEAKEYFADMKRHRIQFKYSGPEDDAAISLAFSKKQIDDRKEWLTHFMEDRRQRKLLGLPEDYLYGQTTTYLTYNDFINKELILFSNSDNERSIPSMVDGLKPGQRKVLFTCFKRNDKREVKVAQLAGSVAEMSSYHHGEMSLMMTIINLAQNFVGSNNLNLLQPIGQFGTRLHGGKDSASPRYIFTMLSPLARLLFPPKDDHTLRFLYDDNQRVEPEWYIPIIPMVLINGAEGIGTGWSCKIPNFDVREVVNNIRRLMDGEEPLPMLPSYKNFKGTVEELAPNQYVISGEMSILNSTTIEISELPIRTWTQTYKEQVLEPMLNGTEKTPPLITDYREYHTDTTVKFVVKMTEEKLAEAERVGLHKVFKLQTSLTCNSMVLFDHVGCLKKYDTVLDILRDFFELRLKYYGLRKEWLLGMLGAESAKLNNQARFILEKIDGKIIIENKPKKELIKVLIQRGYDSDPVKAWKEAQQKVADEEENEESDNEKETEKSDSVTDSGPTFNYLLDMPLWYLTKEKKDELCRLRNEKEQELETLKRKSPSDLWKEDLAAFVEELEAVEAKEKQDEQIGLPGKGGKAKGKKTQRAEVLPSPCGKRVIPQVTIEMKAEAEKKIKKKIKNENTEGSSREDGMEIEGLKQRLEKKQKIEPGTKTKKQTTLPFKPVKKAKKRNPWSDSESDIDSNESNFDVPPREKEPRRAATKTKFTMDLDSDEDFSDFDENTQDEDRVPSDASPPRTTTSPKHTNKELKPQKSATSVTDLNADDAKDNVPPPPSSPAADFPAVTKTTNPVPKKNVTVKKTAAKSQSSTSTTGAKKRAAPKGTKKDPDLDSDVSKKPNPPKTKSHRKRKPSTSDDSDSNFEKMISKAVTSKKPKEDSDDFHLDLDSAVASRAKSGRTKKPIKYLEESDEDDLF; encoded by the exons ATGGAGATGTCACCACTGCAG cCTGTAGATGACAATATGCAagtcaacaaaacaaagaaaaatgaagatgctAAGAAAAGACTGTCTATTGAAAGAATCtatcaaaagaaaacacaactggAACATATTCTGCTCCGCCCAGACACCTACATTGGCTCTGTGGAATCAGTGACCCAG CAAATGTGGGTTTACGATGAAGATATTGGCATTAACTGTAGGGAAGTCACTTTTGTTCCTGGTTTGTACAAAATCTTTGATGAGATTCTAG tCAATGCTGCAGACAACAAACAAAGGGACCCCAAAATGTCTTGTATTAGAGTCACAATTGACCC GGAGAATAATTTAATTAGTATATGGAATAATGGAAAAGGTATTCCTGTTGTTGAACACAAAGTTGAGAAGATGTATGTCCCAGCTCTCATCTTTGGACAGCTCCTAACTTCTAGTAACTATgatgatgaagaaaagaaagtaacgG GTGGTCGAAATGGCTATGGAGCCAAATTGTGTAACATATTCAGTACCAAATTTACTGTGGAAACAGCCAGTAGAGAATACAAGAAAATGTTCAAACAG ACATGGAGGGATAACATGGGGAGAGCTGGTGAGATGGAACTCAAGCCCTTTAGTGGAGAAGATTATACATGTATTACCTTCCACCCTGATTTGTCTAAGTTTAAAATGCAAAACCTAGACAAAGATATTGTTGCACTGATGGTTAGAAGAGCATATGATATTGCTGGATCCACTAAAGATGTCAAGGTCTTTCTCAATGGAAATAAGCTTCCA ATAAAAGGATTCCGTAGCTATGTAGATATGTATCTGAAGGATAAGGTAGATGAAACTGGCAATGCACTGAAAATTATCCATGAACAAGTAAACCCCAGGTGGGAAGTGTGTTTAACAATGAGTGAAAAAGGCTTTCAGCAAATCAGCTTTGTCAACAGCATTGCTACTTccaag GGTGGCAGACATGTTGATTATGTAGCTGATCAGATTGTGACTAAACTTGTTGATgttgtgaagaaaaagaacaagggtGGTGTTGCAGTAAAAGCACATCAG GTAAAAAATCACATGTGGATTTTTGTGAACGCCTTAATTGAAAACCCAACCTTCGACTCCCAGACAAAAGAGAACATGACTTTACAAGTCAAGAGCTTTGGATCAACGTGCCCGTTGAGTGAAAAATTCATCAAAGCT GCAATTGGCTGTGGTATTGTAGAAAGCATACTAAACTGGGTGAAATTTAAGGCCCAAGTCCAGTTAAACAAGAAGTGTTCAGCTGTAAAACATAACAGAATCAAAGGAATTCCCAAACTTGATGATGCCAATGATGCAG gagGCCGAAACTCCACTGAGTGTACACTTATCCTGACAGAGGGAGACTCAGCTAAAACTTTGGCTGTCTCAGGCCTTGGTGTGGTTGGGAGAGACAAGTACGGGGTTTtccctcttagaggaaaaatgcTTAATGTTCGAGAAGCTTCTCATAAACAg ATAATGGAAAATGCTGAAATTAACAATATAATCAAGATTGTGGGTCTTCAGTACAAGAAAAACTATGAAGATGAAGATTCATTGAAGACTCTGCGTTATGGGAAGATAATGATTATGACAGATCAG GACCAAGACGGTTCCCATATCAAAGGCTTGCTGATTAATTTTATCCATCATAACTGGCCCTCTCTTCTGCACCATCGTTTTCTGGAGGAATTTATCACTCCCATTGTAAAG GTGTCTAAAAACAAGCAAGAAGTGGCATTCTATAGCCTTCCTGAGTTTGAAGAATGGAAGAATTCTACGCCAAATCATAAAAAATGGAAAGTCAAGTATTACAAAG GTTTGGGCACCAGCACATCAAAAGAAGCTAAAGAGTACTTTGCAGATATGAAAAGACATCGTATCCAATTCAAATATTCAGGTCCTGAAGATGATGCTGCAATCAGCCTG GCCTTTAGCAAAAAACAGATAGATGATCGAAAGGAATGGTTAACTCATTTCATGGAAGATAGAAGGCAACGAAAGTTACTTGGCCTTCCTGag GATTACTTATATGGGCAAACTACCACATATCTGACATATAATGACTTCATAAATAAGGAACTTATCCTGTTCTCAAATTCTGATAATGAGAGGTCTATCCCATCTATGGTGGATG gttTGAAGCCAGGTCAGAGAAAGgttttgtttacatgtttcaaaCGGAATGACAAGCGAGAGGTGAAGGTTGCCCAGTTAGCTGGGTCAGTAGCTGAGATGTCCTCTTATCATCATGGTGAG ATGTCACTAATGATGACCATTATCAATTTGGCTCAGAACTTTGTGGGTAGCAATAATCTGAACCTCTTGCAGCCCATTGGTCAGTTTGGTACCAGGCTGCATGGTGGCAAGGATTCTGCTAGTCCTCGATACATCTTCACAATGCTCAG ccCTTTGGCTCGGTTGTTATTTCCACCAAAAGATGATCACACGTTAAGGTTTTTATATGATGACAACCAACGTGTTGAGCCTGAATGGTACATTCCTATTATACCCATGGTGCTGATAAATGGCGCTGAAGGAATTGGTACTGGGTGGTCCTGCAAAATCCCCAACTTTGATGTTCGTGAAGTTGTGAATAACATCAGACGTTTGATGGATGGAGAAGAACCTTTGCCAATG CTTCCAAGTTACAAGAACTTCAAGGGCACTGTTGAAGAGCTGGCTCCAAATCAATATGTGATTagtggtgaaatgtctattcttAATTCTACAACCATTGAAATCTCAGAGCTTCCCATCAGAACATGGACCCAG acATATAAAGAACAGGTTCTAGAACCCATGTTGAATGGCACTGAGAAGACACCCCCTCTGATAACAGATTATAGGGAATACCACACAGACACCACTGTGAAGTTTGTTGTGAAGATGACTGAAGAAAAActggcagaggcagagagagttGGACTACACAAAGTCTTCAAACTCCAAACTAGTCTCACATGCAACTCTATG gtGCTTTTTGACCACGTAGGCTGTTTAAAGAAATACGACACAGTGTTGGATATTCTAAGAGACTTCTTTGAACTCAGGCTTAAATATTATGGATTAAGAAAAGAATGGCTTCTGGGAATGCTTGGCGCTGAATCTGCTAAACTGAATAATCAGGCTCGCTTTATCTTAGAGAAAATAGATGGCAAAATAATCATTG AAAACAAGCCTAAGAAAGAATTAATTAAAGTTCTGATTCAAAGAGGTTATGATTCGGATCCTGTGAAGGCTTGGAAAGAAGCCCAGCAAAAG gttgcagatgaagaagaaaatgaagagagtgacaatgaaaaggaaactgaaaagagTGACTCTGTAACAGATTCTGGACCAACCTTCAACTACCTTCTTGATATGCCTCTTTGGTATCTaaccaaggaaaagaaagatgaactGTGCAgactaagaaatgaaaaa GAGCAAGAGCTAGAAACATTAAAGAGAAAGAGTCCATCAGATTTGTGGAAAGAAGACTTGGCTGCTTTTGTTGAAGAGCTGGAG GCTGTTGAAGCAAAGGAGAAACAAGATGAACAAATAGGACTTCCTGGGAAAGGTGGgaaagcaaaggggaaaaaaacacaaagggCAGAAGTTTTGCCTTCTCCATGTGGAAAAAGAGTCATCCCCCAAGTGACCATAGAGATGAAAgcagaggcagaaaagaaaattaaaaaaaaaattaag aatgaaaatactgaaggaagctCTCGAGAGGATGGGATGGAAATAGAAGGCCTAAAACAGagattagaaaagaaacagaaaatagaaccag GTaccaagacaaagaaacaaactacatTGCCATTTAAACCAGTCAAGAAAGCCAAAAAGAGAAACCCCTGGTCTGATTCGGAATCAGATATAGACAGTAACGAAAGTAATTTTGATGTCCCTCCCCGAGAAAAAGAGCCACGGAGAGCAGCAA cAAAAACCAAATTCACAATGGATTTGGATTCAGATGAAGATTTCTCAGATTTTGATGAAAACACTCAAGATGAAGATCGTGTCCCATCAGATGCTAGTCCACCTAGGACCACAACTTCCCCAAA aCATACTAACAAAGAACTGAAGCCACAGAAAAGTGCCACATCAG TAACGGACCTTAACGCTGATGATGCCAAGGATAATGTACCACCTCCTCCAAGCTCTCCTGCTGCTGATTTCCCAGCTGTAACTAAAACCACAAACCCTGTTCCTAAAAAGAACGTGACAGTGAAGAAGACGGCAGCAAAAA GTCAGTCTTCCACCTCTACTACAGGGGCCAAAAAAAGGGCTGCACCAAAAGGAACCAAAAAGGATCCAGACTTGGATTCTGATGTCTCTAAAAAGCCTAATCCCCCCAAAACCAAGAGTCACCGCAAAAGGAAGCCGTCCACTTCTGATGATTCCGACTCTAATTTTGAGAAAATGATTTCTAAAGCAGTCACAAGCAAG AAACCCAAGGAGGACAGTGATGACTTCCACCTGGACTTAGACTCAGCTGTGGCTTCTCGGGCAAAATCGGGACGGACAAAGAAACCTATAAAGTACCTCGAAGAATCAGATGAAGATGATCTGTTTTAA